From the genome of Papilio machaon chromosome 9, ilPapMach1.1, whole genome shotgun sequence, one region includes:
- the LOC106712896 gene encoding uncharacterized protein LOC106712896 — MRSNFNLICVMLILKLSVPVFCSADDDQNLGFGFSERTEDSDSEQESTNPTSSETDNMSTMDETQEVTTTEEILRITKKIKEEEKPKETPPKITNNATEVSYKIKDICANFKYAGPIVLNKMVDLWQTAYYSSPQKVPCFKMFIRRLTMKEKQLFKQKYGSFDDAVEWEDCNLEIRSSLEAEKHFLQGCEKGHGVLENIIIGTRNGDNTTDFYQKPESPDQWLVVQNLLLKRNCDTGDVIVFSRVPHKPRNSVISEALKIFGESDADGKFVCGDQPPIKKKPHEVEEEVDEST; from the exons ATGAggagtaattttaatttaatatgcgtaatgttaatattaaaattatccgTTCCGGTCTTCTGCAGCGCAGACGACGATCAGAATCTTGGATTCGGTTTTAGTGAAAGAACAGAAGATTCTGATAGTGAACAGGAATCAACTAATCCTACGAGTTCAGAAACGGATAATATGTCAACAATGGATGAAACACAAGAAGTAACTACGACTGAAGAAATATTGAGAATAACGAAGAAGATAAAAGAAGAAGAGAAGCCTAAAGAAACTCCgcctaaaattacaaataatgcAACGGAAGTATCTTATAAGATAAAGGATATTTGTGCAAACTTCAAATATGCAGGTCCGATCGTACTCAATAAAATGGTAGATTTGTGGCAAACTGCATATTATAGTTCACCACAAAAAGTACCatgctttaaaatgtttataagaaGACTAACAATGAAG gaaaaacAATTATTCAAGCAGAAATATGGAAGTTTCGATGATGCAGTAGAATGGGAAGAttgtaatttagaaataagatCTAGTTTGGAAGCAGAAAAACATTTCCTACAAGGATGTGAGAAAGGACACGGCGTTttagaaaacattattattggaACACGCAATG GAGATAATACAACAGATTTCTACCAAAAGCCAGAAAGTCCTGACCAGTGGCTTGTAGTCCAAAACTTACTGTTGAAAAGGAACTGCGATACTGGAGATGTCATAGTTTTTTCAAGAGTACCACACAAACCTCGTAATAGCGTGATATCGGAAGCTTTAAAAATCTTTGGCGAGAGCGACGCTGATGGAAAATTCGTATGTGGTGATCAACCACCGATAAAGAAGAAACCTCATGAAGTCGAAGAGGAAGTAGACGAAAGTACCTAA